A region of Paenibacillus thiaminolyticus DNA encodes the following proteins:
- a CDS encoding GTP-binding protein, giving the protein MHRTIGIFAHVDAGKTTLAEQMLYHTRSIRSRGRVDNRDAYMDSHEIEKERGITIFADQAVMTYNGSIYTLIDTPGHVDFSAEMERAIQVMDAAIVVVSAVEGVQGHTETVWQLLDSHRVPVFFFINKTDRTGADAGRVLDEIRAQLTPDAVDMSSACGEAEWNDGLVIFLAERDEELLARYMEDEYDRDIWRNAAADLIRTHRLFPCAAGSALQDVGVTDLLQLVDAFTPGGGLNDQPFAARVYKIRYDANGTRVTHLKVLAGSLQVRDEIRYGPGPDRIAEKVTSIRIVNGRKYDNAERAETGQICAVTGLSAAAAGEGLGAVNDRVAYEMVPMLTSKVIFPTSLHVKEVLQCFRLLDAEDPSLQVQWDEALQEIHIHVMGVIQLEVLERLVKERFGIDISFGPPDILYKETIASAVAGCGHFEPLGHYAEVHLRLEPGTRGSGIVFRNECHPDVLTVNYQHVIEQYLLERDHHGLLTGSPVTDVMMTLTKGRAHNKHTSGGDFREAAYRALRQGLEQADNVLLEPYYEVKVKVASEHMGRVMTDIQKASGRFDPPEFAVGQVVITGKAPVATFMNYSAELAAFTQGKGMLQLRFGGYERCHNAEEIMETMAYNKDADPLYTSASIFCAKGQGYSVPWEEAARHMHC; this is encoded by the coding sequence ATGCATAGAACAATCGGCATATTTGCCCATGTAGACGCAGGGAAGACGACGCTGGCCGAGCAGATGCTGTACCATACCCGCAGCATTCGGAGCCGGGGGCGGGTCGATAACCGGGATGCCTACATGGACAGTCATGAGATCGAGAAGGAACGGGGCATTACGATCTTCGCCGATCAGGCGGTGATGACATACAATGGCAGCATCTACACGTTGATCGACACCCCGGGGCACGTCGACTTCTCCGCCGAAATGGAGCGGGCCATCCAGGTGATGGATGCCGCGATTGTCGTCGTCAGCGCGGTGGAGGGGGTGCAGGGCCATACGGAGACGGTCTGGCAGCTGCTGGATAGCCATCGGGTGCCGGTCTTCTTTTTCATCAATAAGACGGATCGGACCGGAGCGGATGCTGGGCGGGTGCTGGACGAAATTCGTGCCCAACTGACGCCGGACGCGGTGGATATGAGCTCCGCCTGCGGCGAAGCGGAATGGAATGACGGGCTGGTTATCTTTCTGGCCGAACGCGACGAGGAATTGCTCGCACGTTATATGGAGGATGAATACGATCGGGATATATGGCGGAACGCGGCGGCCGACCTGATTCGGACGCATCGTCTGTTCCCCTGCGCCGCAGGATCCGCCCTGCAGGACGTGGGCGTAACCGATCTGCTGCAGCTGGTGGATGCCTTCACGCCGGGGGGCGGCCTGAACGACCAGCCGTTCGCGGCCCGGGTATACAAGATCCGCTATGACGCGAACGGCACTCGCGTTACTCATCTTAAGGTGCTGGCCGGATCCTTGCAGGTCAGGGACGAGATCCGCTATGGCCCCGGACCGGACCGGATCGCCGAGAAGGTGACCTCAATAAGAATAGTGAACGGCCGCAAATATGACAATGCCGAGCGGGCGGAGACCGGCCAGATCTGCGCTGTTACTGGTCTGTCGGCGGCGGCCGCGGGGGAAGGCTTGGGCGCGGTGAACGATCGGGTGGCATACGAGATGGTGCCGATGCTGACGTCGAAGGTCATCTTTCCGACTTCGCTTCATGTGAAGGAGGTGCTTCAATGCTTCCGCTTGCTCGATGCCGAAGATCCTTCGCTTCAGGTTCAGTGGGACGAGGCGCTGCAGGAGATTCATATTCATGTTATGGGCGTCATTCAGCTGGAGGTGCTGGAGCGTCTGGTCAAGGAGCGGTTCGGCATCGATATCTCCTTCGGGCCCCCGGACATTTTGTACAAGGAGACGATTGCTTCGGCGGTGGCAGGATGCGGGCATTTCGAACCGCTCGGGCATTACGCGGAGGTGCATCTTCGGCTGGAGCCCGGTACGAGAGGCAGTGGGATCGTATTCCGGAACGAGTGCCATCCTGACGTGCTCACCGTCAACTACCAGCATGTCATTGAGCAGTATTTGCTGGAACGGGATCACCATGGTCTGCTGACCGGCTCCCCCGTCACCGATGTCATGATGACGCTGACGAAGGGCCGGGCCCATAATAAGCACACGAGCGGCGGCGATTTTCGCGAGGCGGCCTACCGGGCGCTCCGGCAAGGTCTGGAGCAGGCGGACAATGTGCTGCTCGAGCCGTACTATGAGGTGAAGGTGAAGGTCGCGTCCGAGCATATGGGACGTGTCATGACCGATATACAGAAGGCGTCTGGCCGGTTCGATCCGCCCGAGTTCGCCGTAGGGCAGGTGGTGATAACGGGCAAGGCGCCGGTGGCCACCTTTATGAATTACAGCGCCGAGCTGGCCGCCTTTACCCAGGGCAAGGGAATGCTGCAGCTGCGCTTCGGCGGATATGAGCGCTGCCATAATGCCGAGGAGATTATGGAGACGATGGCGTACAATAAAGACGCGGATCCTCTCTACACCTCAGCCTCTATCTTCTGCGCCAAAGGGCAGGGTTACAGCGTGCCCTGGGAGGAAGCTGCGCGTCATATGCATTGTTGA
- the yedE gene encoding selenium metabolism membrane protein YedE/FdhT, whose amino-acid sequence MKSMLDKVFNQYWSPYAAMGIAGVLSAVYFGITGTVWAVTGEFTRLGGHILQMLGVDISDWAYFNLIHMDGTTWSRTDGWIVWGMFIGALMMILFSNNFKIRAPRQKRRFVQGLIGGIIAGAGARLALGCNLAAFFTGVPQFSLHSWIFIVATGAGTYLGTKVVNTSWWKGKPALQRGGAAARPAKTRKIQPYVGGLIALLYAGLIVYFFLSGRTMLGAAAIFGAAFGILIERGQICFTSAFRDLWISGRATMTKAITAGMAVSSVATLIIILVYGMEPITKIAAPSTFIGGILFGLGIVMAGGCETGMMYRLMEGQVVFLPVFIGNIIGATGLAYAWDHLGVYSLLVKSGSPINLIDVMGPAGALIATLLLLGIGFIIAVYWQKNYRFGVGFNYKKGA is encoded by the coding sequence ATGAAATCCATGCTAGACAAAGTGTTCAACCAATATTGGAGCCCTTATGCCGCCATGGGCATTGCCGGCGTTCTCAGCGCGGTGTACTTCGGGATCACCGGAACCGTATGGGCGGTCACCGGCGAATTCACCCGGCTGGGCGGCCATATCCTGCAGATGCTTGGCGTCGATATTTCCGATTGGGCTTACTTTAATCTGATTCATATGGACGGAACGACATGGAGCCGGACGGACGGCTGGATTGTATGGGGCATGTTCATCGGCGCGCTGATGATGATTCTGTTCAGCAACAATTTCAAAATACGCGCTCCGCGGCAGAAGCGACGCTTCGTTCAGGGGCTGATCGGCGGCATCATTGCAGGCGCGGGAGCACGGCTGGCGCTGGGCTGCAACCTGGCGGCCTTCTTCACCGGCGTTCCCCAGTTCTCGCTCCATTCCTGGATCTTCATCGTGGCGACGGGAGCGGGGACGTATCTGGGCACGAAGGTCGTCAACACCTCCTGGTGGAAGGGCAAGCCCGCCCTGCAGCGCGGCGGCGCAGCAGCGCGTCCCGCAAAGACCCGGAAGATTCAGCCGTATGTCGGCGGCCTGATTGCGCTGCTGTATGCAGGACTGATCGTCTATTTCTTCCTTTCCGGCCGCACAATGCTGGGCGCGGCTGCGATATTCGGCGCCGCCTTCGGCATTCTGATCGAGAGAGGGCAGATCTGCTTCACGTCGGCCTTCCGCGATCTGTGGATTAGCGGCCGCGCAACGATGACGAAGGCGATCACGGCCGGGATGGCGGTCAGCTCCGTGGCGACCCTCATCATCATTCTCGTGTACGGCATGGAGCCGATCACGAAGATTGCCGCGCCGAGCACCTTCATCGGCGGCATCCTGTTCGGCCTTGGCATCGTCATGGCCGGCGGCTGCGAGACCGGCATGATGTACCGCCTTATGGAAGGGCAGGTCGTCTTCCTGCCGGTATTTATCGGCAACATTATCGGGGCAACCGGACTGGCCTATGCGTGGGATCATCTCGGCGTATACAGCCTGCTCGTGAAGAGCGGTTCGCCGATTAATCTGATTGACGTCATGGGTCCTGCCGGCGCGCTTATCGCGACGCTGCTTCTGCTGGGCATCGGCTTCATTATCGCCGTGTATTGGCAGAAAAACTACCGCTTCGGCGTCGGATTCAATTACAAGAAAGGAGCTTGA
- a CDS encoding sigma-70 family RNA polymerase sigma factor, translating to MDDINGRIADVMAGDLHAFEEIYKQTIDQVYRTLYFLTDNTRELDDLVQEIYVELFRSLAAFDPSRSFPAWLYGITIRQHQAYRRKRWKQRRNDATGRQASAERAEPDFSLMVIDKVANQQIMDDIASLSSKLKQVIILHYLNELTQEEIAEILGIPLGTVKSRLHLALTKLRSRTGRDSACMKG from the coding sequence ATGGATGACATCAATGGCCGGATTGCGGATGTGATGGCGGGCGATCTTCATGCCTTTGAAGAGATTTATAAGCAGACGATAGACCAGGTGTACCGGACACTTTACTTTTTGACGGATAATACACGCGAGCTGGATGATCTTGTGCAGGAGATCTATGTAGAGCTGTTCCGAAGTCTGGCTGCCTTCGATCCTTCACGCTCTTTCCCTGCCTGGTTGTACGGCATCACGATAAGACAGCATCAGGCCTACCGCCGGAAAAGATGGAAGCAGCGGCGCAATGATGCGACGGGGCGGCAGGCAAGCGCTGAACGAGCGGAGCCCGATTTCTCCCTGATGGTAATCGACAAGGTAGCGAATCAACAAATCATGGACGACATCGCCTCTCTGTCATCGAAGTTGAAGCAGGTCATTATTCTCCATTATTTGAACGAGCTGACGCAGGAAGAGATTGCGGAGATTCTCGGCATCCCGCTAGGAACGGTCAAGTCCAGACTTCACTTGGCCTTAACGAAGCTGCGGAGCAGAACAGGGAGGGATTCGGCATGCATGAAGGGATAG
- the yedF gene encoding sulfurtransferase-like selenium metabolism protein YedF, with translation MTVDFTLDLRGEPCPYPVIYTLETLQGMKKGQLLQVIADCPAAFRNVPEEVVKHGYTMAQEPVRNGQEFTFYITA, from the coding sequence ATGACTGTCGATTTCACATTGGATCTGCGAGGAGAACCATGCCCGTATCCGGTGATTTACACGCTGGAGACGCTGCAAGGGATGAAGAAAGGCCAACTGCTGCAAGTCATCGCCGACTGTCCGGCCGCCTTCCGCAACGTGCCGGAGGAAGTCGTCAAGCACGGCTACACGATGGCGCAGGAGCCTGTACGGAACGGTCAAGAGTTCACGTTCTATATTACCGCTTAA
- a CDS encoding DinB family protein: MNKNMSITDILVRFDEITEHYARELDKYSMEELRRQPAEDEWSLGQMYLHLAHSALDMQLRHAEQCMEPGASEGNGEKTEAGQSVFEQGSFPPVRIRVPAGAQYTPPQPESKEQLAAKLEEARRRMHEIGASLQDAAPQRLQQTAAHPAFGALNAAEWFAMPEMHYRHHLLQKERLDAFIHPAS; the protein is encoded by the coding sequence ATGAACAAGAACATGAGCATTACGGATATTTTGGTACGGTTCGACGAGATTACGGAGCATTATGCGCGGGAGCTGGACAAGTATAGTATGGAGGAGCTGCGGCGCCAGCCGGCCGAGGACGAGTGGTCGCTTGGCCAGATGTACCTGCATCTGGCCCATTCCGCTCTCGATATGCAGCTTCGCCATGCGGAGCAGTGCATGGAACCCGGCGCCAGCGAGGGGAATGGAGAGAAGACGGAGGCCGGCCAGTCCGTGTTCGAACAGGGGAGCTTCCCGCCGGTGCGTATTCGGGTGCCGGCCGGTGCGCAGTATACGCCTCCGCAGCCGGAGAGCAAGGAGCAGCTTGCCGCCAAGCTGGAGGAAGCAAGACGCCGCATGCACGAGATCGGAGCATCGCTGCAGGATGCCGCTCCGCAGCGGTTGCAGCAGACTGCGGCTCATCCGGCATTCGGCGCGCTGAATGCGGCCGAATGGTTCGCGATGCCGGAGATGCATTACCGCCACCATCTTCTTCAGAAGGAGCGGCTGGACGCTTTCATCCATCCGGCATCCTAG
- a CDS encoding phosphotransferase family protein codes for MNRTAEHDLPDRVLAWVAQAVHPHAAVRSIRRLQGGISSLLHQVTLRSPAHDGEIDVVVRLFDNAEWLEDEPDLARHEAECLRQAARIGSLPTPRIVACDETGRECGMPAVLMTRLEGSVVLEPRDTAGWVNGLAEALAQIHATEPDGFPWNYYTYIDIGAITRQEWSAIPERWDEAVRIAGGPRPDAATRFIHRDYHPANVLWLGGQVSGVVDWVNGCLGPAGIDVGHCRLNLAMLHGAQAADAFLSAYIRHAGPEFRYDPYWDLVSLMDILFEPPSVYRGWTDLGVKGLSDRLMRERLDQYAASLLERV; via the coding sequence ATGAACCGAACCGCCGAACATGACCTGCCGGACCGCGTGCTGGCCTGGGTAGCGCAAGCCGTCCATCCGCACGCGGCCGTACGGTCGATCCGACGCTTGCAGGGCGGCATCTCGTCGCTGCTTCATCAAGTTACGCTTCGTTCCCCTGCTCACGACGGAGAAATCGATGTCGTCGTGCGCCTGTTCGACAATGCGGAATGGCTGGAGGATGAGCCGGATCTGGCTCGCCACGAAGCGGAATGCCTCCGTCAGGCCGCACGGATCGGCAGCCTCCCGACGCCGCGGATTGTGGCTTGCGACGAGACGGGCCGGGAATGCGGCATGCCAGCCGTGCTGATGACCCGCCTGGAGGGGTCGGTTGTGCTTGAGCCGCGCGATACAGCCGGCTGGGTTAACGGCCTGGCGGAAGCGCTGGCGCAGATTCATGCGACGGAGCCGGATGGCTTCCCTTGGAATTACTATACATACATCGATATTGGTGCAATCACGCGGCAAGAGTGGTCGGCCATTCCCGAACGGTGGGACGAGGCGGTCCGCATCGCGGGCGGTCCGCGCCCAGATGCTGCGACGCGCTTCATCCACCGCGATTACCATCCGGCCAATGTGCTGTGGCTGGGCGGTCAGGTCAGCGGCGTCGTCGACTGGGTGAACGGCTGTCTGGGGCCGGCCGGCATCGATGTTGGCCATTGCCGCCTCAATCTCGCGATGCTGCATGGCGCGCAGGCGGCCGATGCCTTTTTGTCCGCTTACATCAGGCACGCCGGACCCGAATTCCGATATGACCCGTATTGGGATCTCGTCTCGTTGATGGATATCCTCTTCGAACCGCCATCGGTCTACCGGGGCTGGACCGATCTGGGGGTGAAGGGGCTGTCTGATCGGCTGATGCGGGAGCGTCTCGATCAATATGCAGCCAGCCTGCTGGAGCGTGTGTAA
- the pepT gene encoding peptidase T, translating to MKNEIIQRFTTYAKVDTQSNDDSQTCPSTPGQLDLARLLVEELQAIGMQEVTLDENGYVMATLPANTDKDVPTIGFLSHLDTATDFTGANVNPQIVDNYDGNAIVLNEALQVVLSPADFPELANYKGHTLITTDGTTLLGADDKAGIAEIMTAMAYLIQHPEIKHGKVRVAFTPDEEIGRGPHRFDVAAFGAKYAYTVDGGPLGELEYESFNAAQTKITVKGTNVHPGSAKGKMINSAKIAMELHNRLPVEEAPEFTDGYDGFYHLISIQGDVEQTELRYIIRDFDKANFEARKAKLEAIVKELQGKFGEKSIILAMKDQYYNMKDKIEPVKHIVDIAYQAMKLAGVEPIITPIRGGTDGSQLSYMGLPTPNIFTGGENYHGKFEYVSADNMVKATEVIIEIIKLYEQQAAQ from the coding sequence GTGAAAAATGAAATTATTCAACGATTTACAACCTACGCCAAAGTCGATACCCAATCGAATGATGACAGCCAGACATGCCCGTCGACACCGGGGCAACTGGATCTGGCCCGCTTGCTGGTGGAAGAACTGCAAGCGATCGGCATGCAGGAGGTTACTCTGGATGAGAACGGTTATGTCATGGCCACGCTGCCGGCCAATACGGACAAGGACGTACCGACGATCGGGTTCCTCTCCCATCTGGATACGGCGACCGATTTCACCGGAGCCAACGTCAACCCGCAGATCGTCGACAATTACGACGGGAATGCAATCGTCTTGAACGAGGCGCTCCAGGTCGTGCTGTCGCCGGCTGATTTCCCGGAATTGGCCAATTACAAGGGCCATACGCTAATTACGACGGACGGGACGACCCTGCTCGGCGCGGATGACAAGGCAGGCATTGCCGAGATTATGACCGCGATGGCCTATCTTATCCAACATCCGGAGATCAAGCATGGCAAGGTGCGGGTCGCCTTCACCCCGGACGAGGAGATCGGGCGGGGGCCTCATCGCTTCGATGTCGCCGCCTTCGGCGCCAAGTACGCCTATACCGTGGACGGCGGCCCCCTCGGCGAACTCGAATACGAGAGCTTCAACGCGGCACAAACGAAGATTACGGTCAAGGGGACGAATGTCCACCCCGGATCAGCGAAGGGCAAGATGATCAATTCGGCCAAAATCGCCATGGAGCTGCATAACCGGCTTCCAGTCGAGGAAGCTCCTGAATTCACCGACGGCTATGACGGCTTCTATCATCTCATTTCCATCCAGGGAGATGTGGAGCAGACCGAACTGCGTTATATCATCCGCGACTTCGATAAGGCCAACTTCGAGGCCCGCAAAGCGAAGCTCGAAGCGATCGTGAAGGAGCTCCAGGGCAAATTCGGTGAAAAAAGCATCATTCTCGCCATGAAAGACCAATACTACAATATGAAAGATAAGATCGAGCCAGTCAAGCATATTGTCGATATCGCCTACCAGGCGATGAAGCTGGCCGGCGTCGAGCCGATCATTACCCCGATTCGGGGCGGCACAGACGGCTCGCAGCTCTCCTATATGGGGCTGCCGACACCGAATATTTTCACCGGCGGAGAGAACTACCACGGCAAGTTCGAGTACGTCTCTGCTGATAATATGGTGAAGGCGACAGAGGTCATTATCGAGATTATCAAGCTGTATGAGCAGCAGGCTGCGCAATAA
- a CDS encoding FAD-dependent oxidoreductase, whose protein sequence is MKPSQNRTIFIRCMMLLFAAVLVAASVLPAGSAAAPAKSSCGTGCTRYDVVVIGSEIQGVLLAKAARDLGLKVIILDPRSKPGGELIQGQMLVLDQPNDNQRRSLVQGEIRRLFNGYNAGTIRKEEEFNRYFQSVSKNIPIQNSIRIEAVDVVPRGKEKAIRSLTYRTKEGKQYKAEADYFVENTDFNALTSKLEVKRIPGMESIYNGKKPDHMAATLMLRFKNVDWNELHQHVLLDYPLTNVQKKYGPNTYVDWNTATGFSNLTFQYKAKDDQLTFRGINSTYQRNGQVIMNALLIFNVDPANPESVRSAVKKGKAEAPHILKFLQEHIPGYKNAELDGFPDYLYIRDYNRFETDYILDYPDVMSGKMFWDNVSIGGYTVDLQAVRAIPKGIGFGKPNPYGMPLRSFQLKSYENVLVVGKNVGATIKAYGTARIMPNTALAAETIGIILGKELKHKRLKQLTQADFQRIHKYLERSYGIVLNR, encoded by the coding sequence ATGAAACCATCACAGAACCGCACCATCTTCATCCGGTGCATGATGTTGTTGTTCGCTGCCGTCCTCGTTGCCGCATCCGTCCTTCCTGCGGGATCGGCTGCCGCCCCGGCGAAGTCTTCCTGCGGAACGGGCTGCACCCGTTACGACGTTGTCGTCATCGGCAGCGAGATTCAGGGGGTGCTCTTGGCGAAGGCCGCCCGCGATCTCGGGCTGAAGGTGATCATCCTCGATCCGCGCAGCAAGCCGGGAGGCGAGCTGATTCAAGGCCAGATGCTCGTGCTCGACCAGCCGAATGACAATCAGAGGCGCAGCCTCGTGCAGGGCGAGATTCGGAGATTATTCAATGGCTATAACGCAGGCACCATTCGCAAGGAAGAAGAATTCAACCGCTATTTCCAATCGGTCAGCAAAAATATTCCGATTCAAAACAGCATCCGCATCGAGGCGGTAGATGTCGTTCCCCGGGGGAAGGAGAAGGCAATCCGATCGCTGACGTACCGGACGAAGGAGGGCAAGCAGTATAAGGCGGAAGCGGATTATTTCGTGGAAAATACCGATTTCAACGCCTTGACGAGCAAGCTGGAAGTGAAGCGGATTCCCGGCATGGAGAGCATCTATAATGGCAAAAAACCGGATCATATGGCCGCGACCCTGATGCTAAGGTTCAAAAATGTAGACTGGAACGAACTGCACCAGCACGTGCTGCTCGATTATCCGCTGACCAATGTGCAGAAGAAGTATGGTCCGAATACATATGTCGATTGGAATACGGCGACGGGCTTCAGCAATCTGACCTTCCAATACAAGGCGAAGGATGATCAACTGACTTTTCGCGGGATCAATTCCACCTATCAGCGGAACGGTCAAGTGATTATGAATGCGCTGCTCATCTTCAACGTCGATCCGGCGAATCCGGAATCGGTCCGCTCCGCGGTCAAGAAGGGGAAGGCCGAGGCGCCGCATATTCTGAAGTTTTTGCAAGAGCATATTCCCGGATATAAGAACGCCGAATTGGACGGGTTCCCCGATTATTTATATATTCGGGATTACAACCGCTTCGAGACGGATTATATTTTGGACTATCCGGACGTGATGTCAGGCAAAATGTTCTGGGACAACGTCAGCATCGGCGGCTATACGGTCGATCTGCAGGCGGTGCGGGCGATTCCAAAAGGAATCGGCTTCGGCAAACCGAACCCGTACGGCATGCCGCTGCGCTCCTTCCAATTGAAGTCCTATGAGAATGTGCTCGTCGTCGGCAAAAATGTCGGGGCGACGATCAAAGCGTACGGCACGGCCCGCATTATGCCGAACACCGCGCTGGCCGCCGAGACGATCGGGATTATTTTGGGAAAAGAGCTGAAGCATAAGCGTCTAAAGCAATTGACGCAAGCCGATTTTCAACGGATACATAAATACTTGGAACGGAGTTACGGCATTGTGCTGAACCGGTAA
- a CDS encoding ATP-binding protein, whose translation MGNRNYGAELDALQSQLSEIQHLVKQLAELQSEVEIHIEEGDLGSEDTPSHPSEEEEAGGILYSGRYRGEKGSCRWTPQERTVRQLLDLDGEKAAKVLAALGHKQRIDILKSVFAAPLTGAELVEQLHMGTTGQLYHHLKALQGADLLVQEERGGTYVIPPHRALPLLLLWAAASELLDASDYIALTEARNNAGDYLGSNQNGYDPLHLVTALIENSVQEHQAGHCSEVHLFMHDEGSVTIADNGRGIPVQAFAHADKTPLQAILTDIGRTSPSAFITAPGAGHRINAAVVNALSHRLTVEIRRGGSIFRQDFKHGIPQTGLLTVGETRETGTSITFLPDRDLFRLPVSPEALSRYTRSVSEANPGLNIRLHRNELRQA comes from the coding sequence ATGGGGAACCGGAATTACGGAGCGGAGCTCGATGCACTGCAGTCCCAACTGAGTGAGATCCAACATCTCGTGAAGCAGCTTGCTGAGCTGCAATCGGAGGTGGAGATTCATATCGAGGAGGGAGACCTCGGTTCAGAAGACACGCCAAGTCACCCGAGCGAAGAAGAGGAAGCCGGGGGTATCCTGTACTCCGGCCGCTATCGGGGAGAGAAAGGAAGCTGCCGATGGACGCCGCAGGAGAGAACGGTCCGGCAATTGCTCGATCTGGACGGGGAGAAGGCGGCCAAGGTGTTGGCCGCCCTCGGGCATAAGCAGCGAATCGATATTCTCAAATCCGTGTTTGCCGCTCCACTTACCGGAGCCGAGCTGGTCGAACAGCTCCATATGGGCACAACCGGCCAGTTGTACCACCATCTGAAGGCGCTGCAGGGAGCCGATCTGCTTGTCCAAGAGGAACGGGGCGGCACGTATGTCATTCCTCCCCACCGCGCCCTTCCCCTTCTTCTGCTGTGGGCAGCCGCTTCCGAGCTGCTCGATGCGAGCGACTATATCGCCCTGACCGAAGCCCGGAACAATGCAGGCGACTATTTAGGAAGCAATCAGAATGGATACGACCCGCTCCATTTGGTAACGGCGCTCATCGAGAACTCGGTCCAGGAGCACCAAGCCGGGCACTGCAGCGAAGTGCATCTCTTCATGCACGATGAGGGCAGCGTAACCATCGCCGACAACGGCCGGGGCATCCCGGTTCAGGCCTTCGCCCACGCAGACAAGACGCCGCTGCAGGCAATTCTTACCGACATCGGCCGCACCAGCCCAAGCGCCTTCATTACGGCGCCCGGCGCCGGGCACAGAATCAATGCCGCCGTCGTCAACGCGCTCTCGCACAGGTTGACGGTCGAGATTCGCCGCGGCGGCAGCATATTCCGGCAGGACTTCAAGCATGGAATTCCCCAGACCGGATTATTGACGGTAGGGGAGACGCGGGAGACCGGCACAAGCATCACCTTCCTGCCGGATCGGGATCTCTTCCGCCTTCCTGTGTCACCGGAAGCTCTGAGCCGATATACCCGCTCCGTCTCCGAGGCGAACCCCGGGCTGAACATCCGGCTTCATCGGAACGAATTGCGGCAAGCCTGA
- a CDS encoding helix-turn-helix transcriptional regulator, with protein sequence MNKTDRLLAIVLELQRCGLRRAEDLAATFETSVRTIYRDIQALSEAGVPIAGTPGQGYTLVEGYFLPPVSFTVEEAVALLIGTDFITQEFAAGYAACAGASQRKIEVLLPQPVREEADRARRAIRLLSEQRASSRGPEKERLDRLHQAILDRRMIRFRYTKAAPDDAGNRDSIRDAAPYGLVLVRNVWMLIAYCHLRQAIRHFRLSRMSDLAVREERFVFPPDFRLSDYTPPDDRTVRVRLQVDACIADRVAESNLYYMEAAEPCPEGMLVTCRVRRPEDLLTWVLGWGGNVVVLEPDSLRRQVREEAKRISDRY encoded by the coding sequence ATGAACAAGACGGACCGTCTCTTGGCGATAGTGCTCGAGCTGCAGCGCTGCGGACTCCGGCGCGCGGAGGATCTGGCGGCGACATTCGAGACGAGCGTGCGGACCATTTATCGGGACATCCAGGCGCTGAGCGAAGCGGGTGTGCCGATCGCCGGCACGCCCGGACAGGGATATACGCTGGTGGAAGGGTACTTCCTGCCTCCGGTCAGCTTCACCGTGGAGGAAGCCGTCGCTCTCCTCATCGGCACCGACTTCATCACACAGGAGTTCGCTGCCGGCTACGCCGCATGTGCCGGGGCTTCCCAGCGCAAGATCGAAGTCCTTCTGCCGCAGCCTGTCCGCGAAGAGGCGGATCGCGCACGCCGCGCCATCCGGCTGCTCTCCGAGCAGCGGGCATCGAGCCGGGGGCCGGAGAAGGAGCGCCTCGACCGGCTGCATCAAGCGATACTGGACAGGCGCATGATTCGGTTCCGGTATACGAAGGCCGCACCGGATGATGCCGGGAACCGGGACAGTATCCGTGATGCTGCCCCCTACGGACTTGTGCTCGTCCGCAACGTCTGGATGCTGATTGCCTATTGTCATCTGCGCCAGGCGATTCGCCACTTCCGGCTATCGCGCATGAGCGACCTGGCTGTGCGCGAAGAACGGTTCGTGTTCCCGCCGGATTTCCGCCTGTCGGACTACACGCCTCCGGATGATCGGACGGTCCGGGTCCGCTTGCAGGTAGACGCCTGCATCGCGGATCGAGTGGCGGAATCCAATCTCTACTACATGGAAGCGGCGGAGCCTTGTCCGGAGGGGATGCTGGTCACCTGCCGCGTCCGCAGGCCTGAAGATCTGCTGACGTGGGTGCTCGGCTGGGGCGGGAATGTCGTCGTGCTGGAGCCGGATTCATTGCGCCGCCAGGTTCGCGAAGAAGCGAAAAGAATCTCAGATCGCTACTGA